Proteins encoded in a region of the Sugiyamaella lignohabitans strain CBS 10342 chromosome B, complete sequence genome:
- the VPS4 gene encoding AAA family ATPase VPS4 (AAA-ATPase involved in multivesicular body (MVB) protein sorting; ATP-bound Vps4p localizes to endosomes and catalyzes ESCRT-III disassembly and membrane release; ATPase activity is activated by Vta1p; regulates cellular sterol metabolism; GO_component: GO:0005737 - cytoplasm [Evidence IDA] [PMID 11914276]; GO_component: GO:0005783 - endoplasmic reticulum [Evidence IDA] [PMID 11914276]; GO_component: GO:0005768 - endosome [Evidence IEA]; GO_component: GO:0005768 - endosome [Evidence IDA] [PMID 9606181]; GO_component: GO:0010008 - endosome membrane [Evidence IEA]; GO_component: GO:0016020 - membrane [Evidence IEA]; GO_component: GO:0016020 - membrane [Evidence IDA] [PMID 16601096]; GO_function: GO:0005524 - ATP binding [Evidence IEA,IEA]; GO_function: GO:0005524 - ATP binding [Evidence IDA,IMP] [PMID 9606181]; GO_function: GO:0016887 - ATPase activity [Evidence IDA] [PMID 16505166]; GO_function: GO:0016887 - ATPase activity [Evidence IDA,IMP] [PMID 9155008]; GO_function: GO:0016887 - ATPase activity [Evidence IDA] [PMID 9606181]; GO_function: GO:0017111 - nucleoside-triphosphatase activity [Evidence IEA]; GO_function: GO:0000166 - nucleotide binding [Evidence IEA,IEA]; GO_function: GO:0042803 - protein homodimerization activity [Evidence IDA] [PMID 18266866]; GO_process: GO:0070676 - intralumenal vesicle formation [Evidence IMP] [PMID 19234443]; GO_process: GO:0045324 - late endosome to vacuole transport [Evidence IMP] [PMID 9211789]; GO_process: GO:0045324 - late endosome to vacuole transport [Evidence IMP,IPI] [PMID 9606181]; GO_process: GO:0032511 - late endosome to vacuole transport via multivesicular body sorting pathway [Evidence IMP] [PMID 16505166]; GO_process: GO:0051260 - protein homooligomerization [Evidence IDA] [PMID 9606181]; GO_process: GO:0045053 - protein retention in Golgi apparatus [Evidence IMP] [PMID 8649377]; GO_process: GO:0015031 - protein transport [Evidence IEA]; GO_process: GO:0016125 - sterol metabolic process [Evidence IGI,IMP] [PMID 16096648]; GO_process: GO:0006810 - transport [Evidence IEA]), which yields MIRSKLTEYLSRAEQLKDHLEKAETKKGSTGEASAGSGSTKAKKGSGGGGGGDDDDDNDTKKLRNALQGAILSEKPNVRWEDIAGLEGAKEALKEAVILPVKFPHLFTGKRKPTSGILLYGPPGTGKSFLAKAVATEANSTFFSVSSSDLVSKWMGESERLVKQLFNMARENRPAIIFIDEVDALCGPRGEGESEASRRIKTELLVQMNGVGNDSGGVLVLGATNIPWQLDAAIRRRFEKRIYISLPDVEARTRMFELNVGSTPTTLQSSDYRLLAEMTDGYSGHDVAVAVRDALMQPIRNIQNATHFKEVAPASSGQRKLTPCSPGEPGAIEMNWMQVETDELEEPPLTIKDFIKAIKATRPTVNGDDITKQVDFTNDFGQEGN from the coding sequence ATGATCCGGTCGAAACTGACTGAGTACCTGTCGCGAGCTGAGCAATTGAAAGATCATTTAGAGAAAGCAGAGACCAAGAAGGGCTCGACAGGTGAAGCGTCTGCTGGTAGTGGCAGTACTAAGGCTAAGAAAGGGTcaggtggaggtggtggtggcgatgatgatgacgataaCGATACAAAGAAACTGCGAAATGCGCTTCAAGGAGCCATTCTTTCAGAAAAGCCTAATGTTCGGTGGGAGGATATCGCCGGTTTAGAAGGAGCCAAGGAAGCACTTAAAGAAGCTGTGATTCTGCCTGTGAAATTCCCACATTTGTTTACAGGAAAACGGAAACCCACATCAGGTATTCTATTGTATGGACCTCCAGGAACAGGAAAATCGTTTCTTGCCAAGGCAGTAGCCACTGAGGCTAATTCGACGTTTTTTTCTGTGTCGTCGTCTGATCTAGTTTCAAAGTGGATGGGTGAAAGTGAACGGTTAGTCAAGCAACTGTTTAACATGGCACGAGAAAACCGACctgctattattttcattgatgAGGTCGATGCTTTATGTGGACCACGAGGAGAAGGCGAATCTGAAGCTTCACGACGAATCAAGACCGAGTTGTTGGTACAAATGAACGGAGTTGGTAACGACTCGGGCGGAGTGCTGGTGCTTGGAGCTACTAATATTCCTTGGCAACTGGACGCTGCTATTCGACGTCGTTTTGAGAAGCGAATTTATATTTCGCTACCTGATGTTGAAGCCCGAACAAGAATGTTTGAATTGAATGTCGGCTCCACTCCGACCACGTTACAATCGTCCGATTACCGACTACTGGCGGAAATGACTGACGGGTATTCGGGCCACGATGTGGCTGTGGCAGTTCGAGACGCTTTAATGCAACCCATTCGTAATATCCAGAACGCGACTCATTTCAAAGAAGTAGCCCCTGCTAGTTCTGGTCAACGAAAGCTGACTCCCTGTTCACCTGGCGAACCTGGAGCCATCGAAATGAACTGGATGCAGGTCGAAACCGACGAACTCGAAGAACCTCCACTGACCATCAAAGACTTCATCAAAGCCATCAAAGCCACCCGGCCGACCGTCAACGGCGACGACATCACCAAACAGGTCGACTTCACCAACGACTTTGGCCAGGAAGGAAACTAG
- the PSF2 gene encoding Psf2p (Subunit of the GINS complex (Sld5p, Psf1p, Psf2p, Psf3p); complex is localized to DNA replication origins and implicated in assembly of the DNA replication machinery; GO_component: GO:0031261 - DNA replication preinitiation complex [Evidence IPI] [PMID 12730134]; GO_component: GO:0000811 - GINS complex [Evidence IPI] [PMID 12730134]; GO_component: GO:0000811 - GINS complex [Evidence IPI] [PMID 12768207]; GO_component: GO:0043596 - nuclear replication fork [Evidence IDA] [PMID 16103218]; GO_component: GO:0005634 - nucleus [Evidence IEA,IEA,IEA]; GO_component: GO:0005634 - nucleus [Evidence IDA] [PMID 15282802]; GO_component: GO:0031298 - replication fork protection complex [Evidence IDA] [PMID 16531994]; GO_function: GO:0003674 - molecular_function [Evidence ND]; GO_process: GO:0006260 - DNA replication [Evidence IEA,IEA]; GO_process: GO:0006261 - DNA-dependent DNA replication [Evidence IGI] [PMID 12730134]; GO_process: GO:0006261 - DNA-dependent DNA replication [Evidence IMP] [PMID 12768207]; GO_process: GO:0000727 - double-strand break repair via break-induced replication [Evidence IMP] [PMID 20516198]), protein MDSLKLIGLRVPKMSPMVQMQVPLWLALILKKQARCKIVMPSWLEEEHLRQVYERETTVQDRFSDQLPWRWMELSQSLLAHASDDLKSPLAKVRSLLQDIREVRLAKARAGISELNESHVQMDNLGHMEINELRPFAILVMDQLRRITSLTEPEPDHDDDDYDNDDV, encoded by the coding sequence ATGGACAGTCTGAAACTGATAGGACTGCGAGTGCCGAAAATGAGTCCCATGGTACAAATGCAGGTACCGTTATGGCTGgctctgattctgaaaaaACAGGCCCGGTGTAAAATAGTCATGCCCTCGTGgttagaagaagaacatcTACGTCAAGTGTATGAACGAGAAACCACAGTTCAAGACCGGTTTTCAGACCAATTGCCCTGGCGATGGATGGAACTTAGTCAGTCGTTACTAGCACATGCCTCGGACGATTTAAAAAGTCCCCTTGCCAAAGTCCGGTCATTACTCCAGGATATTCGAGAAGTGCGACTGGCAAAAGCGCGCGCCGGTATCTCAGAACTCAACGAATCTCACGTCCAAATGGACAACCTAGGACACATGGAAATCAACGAGCTACGGCCGTTCGCCATCCTGGTCATGGACCAACTCCGGCGAATAACCAGTCTCACCGAACCCGAACCCGATcacgacgacgacgattATGACAATGACGACGTATGA
- the ARG2 gene encoding acetyl-CoA:L-glutamate N-acetyltransferase (Acetylglutamate synthase (glutamate N-acetyltransferase); mitochondrial enzyme that catalyzes the first step in the biosynthesis of the arginine precursor ornithine; forms a complex with Arg5,6p; GO_component: GO:0005759 - mitochondrial matrix [Evidence IDA] [PMID 205532]; GO_component: GO:0005739 - mitochondrion [Evidence IEA,IEA]; GO_function: GO:0004042 - acetyl-CoA:L-glutamate N-acetyltransferase activity [Evidence IEA,IEA]; GO_function: GO:0004042 - acetyl-CoA:L-glutamate N-acetyltransferase activity [Evidence IDA,IMP] [PMID 11553611]; GO_function: GO:0016740 - transferase activity [Evidence IEA]; GO_function: GO:0016746 - transferase activity, transferring acyl groups [Evidence IEA]; GO_process: GO:0006526 - arginine biosynthetic process [Evidence IEA]; GO_process: GO:0006526 - arginine biosynthetic process [Evidence TAS] [PMID 11553611]; GO_process: GO:0008652 - cellular amino acid biosynthetic process [Evidence IEA]; GO_process: GO:0006592 - ornithine biosynthetic process [Evidence IMP] [PMID 11553611]) — MRVSVIKVRDEQFIGKETLNRIGTTVSQLMKLGVSPVIVLDGDSEREQFLDRTERPFNHYQDSIKKRALKMAAVLEENNPISSRPVEDLFNMNANGLVLSSVSAVLNPLSLGIVPVVAPLAYDTQTSEHKIISANDTIQSLVGSLHGNNESTDRSTVEKIIFIDPVGGIPSVERGGITASHIFINLEREFSEISSELVLTNYLPQDIQKLHLKNLQTMKSVLSLLPLTSAGIITTPEVAALSPNHNRNPIIYNVLTDRPVTSSSLPVTMKRTPRVQTTILRKGMTVKTMYSEKGLNLLKEAKVGNIDLTKLVGLINDSFRKTLDLDHYLNRVNGKVAGIIIAGDYEGAAIITWEEARGARVAYLDKFAVKSSSQGGSGVADIVFKAMMVRMFPREILWRSRANNPVNKWYFERSKGTQRVPNSHWMMFWNGSDSRETTDLAAYEQICASIEPSLR, encoded by the coding sequence ATGCGGGTGTCGGTGATTAAAGTGCGTGATGAGCAGTTTATCGGTAAAGAGACTCTTAATCGCATTGGCACTACGGTATCTCAGCTTATGAAATTGGGAGTTTCTCCGGTTATTGTATTGGATGGTGATAGTGAAAGGGAACAGTTTCTAGACCGGACAGAACGCCCGTTTAATCACTATCAGGATTCTATCAAGAAACGGGCTCTTAAAATGGCGGCGGTGTTAGAAGAGAATAATCCCATCTCGTCTCGACCGGTTGAagatttatttaatatGAATGCTAATGGACTTGTACTGTCCTCGGTAAGTGCTGTCTTGAACCCTCTTTCTCTGGGTATTGTTCCTGTAGTGGCACCATTGGCTTATGATACTCAGACTAGTGAACACAAGATTATCAGTGCAAACGATACTATCCAATCGCTTGTTGGCAGTCTGCATGGAAATAACGAGTCGACTGATAGATCCACTGTAGAAAAAATCATCTTTATAGACCCCGTAGGAGGCATTCCTTCTGTGGAACGAGGCGGTATCACGGCTTCgcatatatttataaatctCGAGCGAGAGTTTTCCGAGATCTCGTCCGAACTGGTGCTCACAAACTACCTTCCACAAGACATTCAGAAACTACATCTCAAAAACCTACAGACCATGAAATCAGTTCTTTCGTTACTACCTCTGACATCGGCCGGAATCATCACCACTCCAGAAGTAGCTGCTCTGTCTCCTAATCACAACCGAAATCCCATTATATACAATGTACTCACGGACCGGCCAGTCACCTCGTCTTCTCTTCCAGTGACCATGAAACGTACACCCAGAGTCCAAACCACGATTTTGCGAAAAGGTATGACTGTCAAGACTATGTACTCAGAAAAGGGGCTCAATCTGTTGAAAGAAGCCAAAGTTGGTAACATTGATCTGACTAAACTGGTCGGTCTTATCAACGACTCGTTTCGAAAGACCCTCGATTTAGACCATTATCTCAACCGTGTCAATGGCAAAGTCGCTGGAATCATAATTGCTGGCGACTATGAAGGGGCCGCTATCATTACCTGGGAAGAAGCACGAGGTGCTCGGGTAGCTTATCTCGACAAGTTTGCAGTCAAGAGTTCGTCTCAAGGAGGGTCCGGGGTCGCTGACATTGTATTCAAAGCTATGATGGTACGCATGTTCCCACGAGAGATCCTCTGGCGGTCGCGGGCCAACAACCCCGTCAACAAATGGTACTTCGAGCGATCCAAAGGCACTCAACGAGTACCCAACTCCCACTGGATGATGTTCTGGAATGGCTCTGACTCCCGTGAGACCACCGATCTGGCTGCCTATGAACAAATCTGTGCATCCATCGAGCCATCTCTCCGATGA
- a CDS encoding pyridoxal 5'-phosphate synthase (Putative pyridoxal 5'-phosphate synthase; transcriptionally activated by Yrm1p along with genes involved in multidrug resistance; YPR172W has a paralog, YLR456W, that arose from the whole genome duplication; GO_component: GO:0005737 - cytoplasm [Evidence IEA,IEA]; GO_component: GO:0005737 - cytoplasm [Evidence IDA] [PMID 11914276]; GO_component: GO:0005737 - cytoplasm [Evidence IDA] [PMID 14562095]; GO_component: GO:0005634 - nucleus [Evidence IEA,IEA]; GO_component: GO:0005634 - nucleus [Evidence IDA] [PMID 14562095]; GO_function: GO:0010181 - FMN binding [Evidence IEA]; GO_function: GO:0003674 - molecular_function [Evidence ND]; GO_function: GO:0016491 - oxidoreductase activity [Evidence IEA]; GO_function: GO:0004733 - pyridoxamine-phosphate oxidase activity [Evidence IEA]; GO_process: GO:0008150 - biological_process [Evidence ND]; GO_process: GO:0055114 - oxidation-reduction process [Evidence IEA]; GO_process: GO:0042823 - pyridoxal phosphate biosynthetic process [Evidence IEA]), with protein MTYTYIGPGDGEPYESDGVVIIATPKDTQKFENISSNPKVSLLLHDWVTARSLGAAKQGSTTTTANSITTDRAGDGQHLSGLAQFLQDLNQSELSSISATFSGHAVILEPGSDKEKFFRDKHMAAHTADARCFFHDAAIVAVKVQTVTVADSHNRVTRNSVSS; from the coding sequence ATGACGTACACGTATATTGGACCCGGAGATGGCGAGCCCTATGAATCGGATGGTGTCGTGATTATAGCTACTCCCAAAGATACTCAGAAGTTCGAGAATATTTCGAGCAATCCCAAGGTATCGTTGCTGTTGCACGACTGGGTCACCGCTCGTAGTTTAGGAGCCGCCAAACAGGGCTCGACGACCACAACAGCAAATTCAATTACTACCGACCGAGCTGGCGACGGTCAACATCTCAGCGGACTGGCGCAGTTTCTCCAGGATTTGAACCAGTCGGAACTATCGAGCATCAGCGCTACATTCAGCGGCCACGCAGTGATTCTGGAACCAGGTTCCGATAAAGAGAAGTTCTTCCGCGATAAGCACATGGCAGCACACACAGCCGACGCCCGCTGTTTCTTCCACGATGCAGCCATTGTCGCTGTCAAAGTGCAAACCGTGACGGTCGCTGACAGCCACAACCGGGTCACTCGTAACTCAGTGTCTTCATAA